In one Curtobacterium citreum genomic region, the following are encoded:
- a CDS encoding copper resistance CopC family protein — MAASATALAIAGGAVLGLAAPASAHNYLVSSTPQVGGTLTALPGRFDITTNDRLLEIGGSDSGFAFRVLGPDGRYYEDGCVTVDGPSMTTKAALGKSGKYAVEWQIVSADGHTVSDRYDFTWDAPAGFSPAGGTTDPPVCATDRASAGSGADESGTATSAGDSTATDALWIGAGGVVLAGLVVAVLLLLRRRPAPTADPHDDED, encoded by the coding sequence GTGGCCGCGTCCGCCACGGCCCTCGCGATCGCGGGCGGTGCGGTCCTCGGGCTCGCCGCCCCCGCCAGCGCGCACAACTACCTGGTGTCGTCGACGCCGCAGGTCGGTGGGACGCTCACCGCGCTCCCGGGCCGGTTCGACATCACCACGAACGACCGGCTGCTCGAGATCGGCGGATCGGACTCGGGCTTCGCGTTCCGGGTCCTCGGGCCGGACGGCCGGTACTACGAGGACGGCTGCGTCACGGTGGACGGGCCGTCGATGACCACGAAGGCCGCCCTCGGGAAGTCCGGGAAGTACGCGGTCGAGTGGCAGATCGTCTCCGCCGACGGCCACACCGTGTCCGACCGGTACGACTTCACGTGGGACGCCCCCGCGGGCTTCTCCCCCGCGGGCGGCACGACCGACCCGCCGGTCTGCGCCACCGATCGGGCGAGCGCAGGGTCCGGCGCGGACGAGTCCGGCACCGCGACCAGCGCGGGCGACTCGACGGCGACCGACGCGCTGTGGATCGGCGCCGGCGGGGTCGTGCTCGCCGGCCTGGTCGTCGCGGTCCTCCTGCTCCTGCGACGCCGCCCGGCCCCGACCGCCGACCCGCACGACGACGAGGACTGA
- a CDS encoding YcnI family copper-binding membrane protein, with product MTKRLALVGTATLGVTAAIVLGTAAAASAHVEADATSTAANSYTTATFSVPHGCDGSPTTKLEFQVPKSVIEVTPTVNPNWTITKTTEPYTSGASSSSDEDEAGAVRVTSVIYTAKTPLPADERDTFSLSFSLPDGKPGDRVSFPVVQTCERGTTDWDQVQQTGKAEPEHPAPSIVLTAATATSGDDDAPATTAAASTSTTAQPDLVGRFLGLGGLVVGAVGLVVAVAATRRRDAAK from the coding sequence ATGACCAAGCGCCTCGCCCTCGTCGGCACCGCCACCCTCGGCGTGACCGCCGCGATCGTCCTCGGCACGGCGGCCGCCGCCAGCGCCCACGTCGAGGCCGACGCGACCTCCACCGCGGCGAACTCCTACACCACGGCGACCTTCTCGGTGCCGCACGGCTGCGACGGCTCCCCCACCACGAAGCTCGAGTTCCAGGTGCCGAAGTCCGTCATCGAGGTCACGCCGACGGTCAACCCGAACTGGACCATCACCAAGACGACCGAGCCGTACACGAGCGGGGCGTCGAGCAGCAGCGACGAGGACGAGGCCGGCGCCGTCCGCGTCACGAGCGTCATCTACACCGCCAAGACGCCGCTCCCCGCGGACGAACGCGACACCTTCTCGCTGTCGTTCTCGCTGCCCGACGGCAAGCCCGGCGACCGCGTGTCCTTCCCGGTCGTGCAGACCTGCGAGCGTGGCACGACCGACTGGGACCAGGTGCAGCAGACCGGCAAGGCCGAGCCGGAGCACCCCGCCCCGTCGATCGTCCTGACCGCCGCGACCGCCACGAGCGGTGACGACGACGCCCCCGCCACCACGGCCGCCGCGTCGACGAGCACCACCGCCCAGCCCGACCTGGTCGGCCGCTTCCTCGGTCTCGGCGGCCTGGTCGTCGGCGCCGTCGGCCTGGTCGTCGCGGTCGCCGCCACCCGCCGCCGGGACGCCGCGAAGTGA
- a CDS encoding ATP-dependent Clp protease proteolytic subunit, with protein sequence MAEATLNPSVFDRLLRDRIVWLGSEVRDENSNEIAAKLLMLAAEDPEKDIYLYINSPGGSITAGMAIYDTMQFVPNDIVTVGIGLAASMGQFLLSSGTPGKRYITPNARVLLHQPSGGFGGTAADIQTQAKVILDMKQRMAELTAEQTGKSIEQILKDNDRDNWFTAQEALEYGFVDHLRASSNEVVGGGGTVGDGETPTAAAEPESH encoded by the coding sequence ATGGCCGAAGCGACACTGAACCCCAGTGTTTTTGACCGCCTTCTGAGAGACCGGATCGTGTGGCTCGGCTCTGAGGTCCGCGACGAGAACTCGAACGAGATCGCAGCGAAGCTGCTGATGCTCGCCGCCGAGGACCCTGAGAAGGACATCTACCTCTACATCAACTCGCCCGGTGGCTCGATCACCGCGGGCATGGCGATCTACGACACGATGCAGTTCGTGCCGAACGACATCGTCACCGTGGGCATCGGCCTCGCCGCCTCGATGGGGCAGTTCCTGCTCTCCTCGGGCACCCCGGGCAAGCGCTACATCACCCCGAACGCGCGCGTGCTCCTGCACCAGCCGTCCGGTGGCTTCGGCGGCACCGCTGCCGACATCCAGACGCAGGCCAAGGTCATCCTCGACATGAAGCAGCGGATGGCGGAGCTCACGGCCGAGCAGACCGGCAAGTCGATCGAGCAGATCCTCAAGGACAACGACCGCGACAACTGGTTCACGGCGCAGGAAGCCCTGGAGTACGGCTTCGTCGACCACCTCCGTGCGTCCTCGAACGAGGTCGTCGGCGGCGGCGGAACCGTGGGCGACGGCGAGACGCCGACCGCGGCTGCCGAGCCCGAGTCCCACTGA
- a CDS encoding ATP-dependent Clp protease proteolytic subunit, with the protein MHLPMLGGAQNVPAPSDRYILPSFEERTAYGFKRQDPYAKLFEDRIVFLGVQVDDASADDVMAQLLVLESMDPDRDIVMYINSPGGSFTAMTAIYDTMQYIRPQIQTVCLGQAASAASVLLAAGTPGKRLALPNARVLIHQPATQQGGGQASDIEIQAAEILRMRTWLEETLSKHSNRTPEQVNNDIERDKIMSAEEALEYGLIDQVLTSRKNLPALVK; encoded by the coding sequence ATGCACCTCCCCATGCTCGGTGGCGCGCAGAACGTCCCGGCTCCGTCCGATCGCTACATCCTCCCCAGCTTCGAGGAGCGCACGGCCTACGGCTTCAAGCGCCAGGACCCGTACGCGAAGCTGTTCGAGGACCGCATCGTGTTCCTCGGCGTGCAGGTGGACGACGCGTCCGCCGACGACGTCATGGCCCAGCTGCTCGTGCTCGAGTCGATGGACCCGGACCGCGACATCGTGATGTACATCAACTCGCCCGGTGGCTCGTTCACCGCGATGACGGCGATCTACGACACGATGCAGTACATCCGTCCGCAGATCCAGACCGTGTGCCTGGGCCAGGCGGCCTCGGCCGCGTCGGTGCTCCTCGCTGCCGGTACCCCGGGCAAGCGTCTGGCGCTCCCGAACGCCCGTGTGCTCATCCACCAGCCGGCGACCCAGCAGGGCGGCGGCCAGGCGTCGGACATCGAGATCCAGGCGGCGGAGATCCTCCGCATGCGCACCTGGCTCGAGGAGACGCTGTCGAAGCACTCGAACCGCACGCCGGAGCAGGTCAACAACGACATCGAGCGCGACAAGATCATGTCCGCGGAAGAGGCACTCGAGTACGGCCTGATCGACCAGGTCCTCACGAGCCGCAAGAACCTGCCGGCGCTCGTCAAGTAG